The Pseudanabaena sp. ABRG5-3 genome includes the window TCTGGAAATAGCAAAGATTTGATTATTTCATCACCTCTATACAATGTTTCTTCATATAGTCCATCTTCGAGCAATAAAACAGTCACTTTGCGATCGCTAAAATCGATAATCCAATATTCAGGAATCTCAATCGCATTGTATTCTGCTCTTTTCTTGCGATAGTCAATATTGCGAGTACTATCGCTAACGATTTCTACAACTAAAAGTGGAACCGAATCAGTTAATACTGCCTCGCGGAATCGCATATCCTGCCACTGATCCGATGTAATTACTACCACATCAGGAACCCGACAGGTAATTTTGCCACCAACTCGCCCCGTTTGCACCGCAATTAAATCTTGCTTAGAAACTAAAGGTAACTGCAAACGTTGAATCTCTAAACGAAAGTTATCATTGACAAATTCACTCATGCCGCCGTGAATTCCTGTAGGCTGTGCCATCGCCACTAATTCTCCATTTACTAATTCATACCTTGTATCTGTTCCATCATCGTAAGCAAGATATTCTGCCAGTGTGAGCAAAGGGCTTGCAACAATCATAGTCACGTTCTCCTGAACGATAAGTTAAAAGAGTCTAATTACTCTTTGTCTTGTCAATGTATTTTCAATTTTACAATAAACTCTATGGCTGACTGCTAAATTCAGAGTTACTGACGATTTCCTGCGATCGCAAATCAATTTCGGCGACTTTGATTTTGTTGGAAGATGTATATAAAACCGACAAACGATTATTTTTAATTGTGGAATAACCGTTAAATCGGTCTACCTGATCGACTAACACTTTAAAATTCGTACCTGCGGCATTAGAGATAGCAATTTGTTTCTGATCGCGATCATTGATCAGTTTATCGTTATTGGTGTCTTTATCTACTAACACATACAGAAAGGCAGCTACAGGAATTTGCTTCTCTTCAGTATTCGTATTCACAATAGGACTATTGATAATGGGATTGCCGTTTGGAGCTAAAGCGATCGCAGATAGGAATAGTCCTTCACTTTTGGGTCGCAACCAGTAGGAGCGCTTTTGATTAGGGTCAAAGAACATATAGTTTTGAATGGAACTAGATTCTTTGGAGCCTGCCCTGTAGTCATAGTCTTGAATCAGATATAGTGGCGCTTGCAGGATTTCTGAGCCTGAGATTGGTGTAAATGTGCCAATTTCTGTCTTGGCTTTAACTTGCTCATTTTTTGCGATATTAATGACACTATCAACTCCTCTGGTTCTCGTAGCTTGTACGATGACATAAATTGCTGAGGCTGATAACGAGAGCATTGCAAGAAGTCCAGCCATCAAAATAATGACAGCATTAATGCGCCAAATATAGTGAAAGATTCGCCGTGATTTCATATTTGTTTCTGGTTTGATTGAGGTATGCGACAGGAGCGCTAAACCTAATAATTTTCACAAAGACTTGCAACGCAAGCCTTTGAAATAACTAATTAATAATTAGGGCGCAACGTAGCCTTGAATATTCTCAGGACGTAAGGGACGCATAATTTGATTCGCACGGACGACCTGTTGATCTGTACCTTGGACAACGATCAGGTATTTGCCTTCCTCAAGACGATTGCGGAGAGGTACAGAATCACTGCTAGTAGCAACGCCAATCCCGCCGCCGATAAATATGCTGCCCATCGCACCGCCAAATGCACCGAGCAAACCGCCGACTAGATGATTGCCAATGCTGCCAGCCCAAGCAAAAGTATGTAAATCGGTAACGAGGCTAAACCCGATTCC containing:
- a CDS encoding Uma2 family endonuclease — its product is MIVASPLLTLAEYLAYDDGTDTRYELVNGELVAMAQPTGIHGGMSEFVNDNFRLEIQRLQLPLVSKQDLIAVQTGRVGGKITCRVPDVVVITSDQWQDMRFREAVLTDSVPLLVVEIVSDSTRNIDYRKKRAEYNAIEIPEYWIIDFSDRKVTVLLLEDGLYEETLYRGDEIIKSLLFPELKLTPEQIFKA